TTGCGAAGGCATATAATGACCTCGCGTTGGAGGCTATAAAATCAGATAAAAGAAAGGAGGCGATGAAATTCTGGAAAAAGACTTTAAGTATTGACCCTAAAAATAAGGCTGCAAAATTTTATTATGGGAAGTATAGTAAATAACATAAATATACAATTTTTTTAAGGAGGAAAGTATGAAAAAACGTGTAATTTGGCTTTCAATATGTGCTTTATTTTTTATGAATATTGCCTATGCAGGCAATGTAAGTATGGATGAATGGACTCAAATTGTTGAACAAATTGGGTCGAATGGTAGTAAAATCAACTGGTCAACGGGAATTATTGAAGCTGTTGGTATTGGAGCACCTCCAGAACAATATTATGGCAAACCTCAAGCGCGACCAATGGCTCTTAGAGCCGCTCAAGTTGATGCCTACAGAAACCTTCTTGAAACAACAAAAGGAGTAAGAGTTGATTCTAAAACACTTGTAAAAGATTTTGTTGTTCAAAACGATGTTATCATGACAAGCATTGAAGGTCTTGTAAAAGGCGCTCAAGTTGTAAAAAGAGACTATTTAAGTGATGGAACAGTTGAAGTTACTGTTCAAATGAGTTTAAGCGGTGGATTTGCTCAACTCGTTCTTCCACCTACGATAAAACAGCAGGAACCAATTTTTACAACCGCTCTACCTGTTACTCATCCTCCGGTTGCATCTCTTCAGCCTGTAAAACAGCCTGAAATTCCAGCAAAACCTGAAATACCAGTTCAGCCAACTACTCCGGTAAAAATTGAGCCGCCTGTAACACCACCTTCTTTGCAAACTCTTTCAGAAGTTTATA
The Desulfobacterales bacterium genome window above contains:
- a CDS encoding LPP20 family lipoprotein, which produces MNIAYAGNVSMDEWTQIVEQIGSNGSKINWSTGIIEAVGIGAPPEQYYGKPQARPMALRAAQVDAYRNLLETTKGVRVDSKTLVKDFVVQNDVIMTSIEGLVKGAQVVKRDYLSDGTVEVTVQMSLSGGFAQLVLPPTIKQQEPIFTTALPVTHPPVASLQPVKQPEIPAKPEIPVQPTTPVKIEPPVTPPSLQTLSEVYTGLVVDARGLNAKPAMAPKILDENGQEVYGSAFVSRDWAVQQGMSGYAKDPVAAQNNERVTDKPFIIKGIRTEGPGKADIVISNADAAKIRSSAENLSFLQKCRVMIVVD